From Mariprofundus sp. NF, one genomic window encodes:
- the yihA gene encoding ribosome biogenesis GTP-binding protein YihA/YsxC — MSRTIHWPSTTFIQSVADPKLFPDIDLPQIAVAGHSNVGKSSLMNSLFGRKGLVKTSKNPGCTRLLNLFDVDDQLLVVDLPGYGYARAPKKEQKRWITMIEGYMANADLKLVLLLLDIRHGPKDSDMQLIEYLNEAGLRWLPVATKADKLTGNNRGKRLKEMFDAMGLSPIPTSSLKGMGIDKLRAVVQEEAFRSPYAGLIPDIED, encoded by the coding sequence ATGAGTAGAACCATTCACTGGCCCAGTACCACCTTCATTCAATCGGTAGCCGATCCGAAACTGTTTCCCGATATCGATCTGCCTCAGATCGCTGTGGCGGGCCACTCCAACGTGGGAAAATCATCACTGATGAACTCGCTGTTTGGTCGCAAAGGATTGGTAAAGACCTCCAAGAATCCCGGTTGCACTCGTCTGCTCAACCTCTTTGATGTTGATGATCAGCTACTGGTGGTCGATCTGCCCGGTTACGGTTATGCCCGTGCGCCCAAGAAAGAGCAGAAACGCTGGATCACTATGATTGAAGGTTACATGGCCAACGCCGACCTGAAACTGGTGCTACTACTGCTCGATATCCGCCACGGCCCTAAAGATTCCGATATGCAGCTGATTGAATATCTCAACGAAGCCGGTCTGCGCTGGCTGCCTGTGGCCACCAAAGCCGACAAACTGACCGGCAACAATCGCGGCAAACGCCTGAAAGAGATGTTTGATGCAATGGGGCTGTCCCCGATTCCAACCTCAAGCCTGAAAGGCATGGGCATCGATAAACTTCGTGCCGTAGTTCAGGAAGAGGCGTTCAGATCACCCTACGCCGGTCTTATCCCCGACATCGAGGATTAA
- a CDS encoding Dabb family protein, whose protein sequence is MVKHIVMWKLKDKADAAEIKARLEALQGKIPGLIKIEVGIDFLESEQSADVVLYSELEDRAALETYQAHPEHVAVIPLVKGAAVARTVVDYEV, encoded by the coding sequence ATGGTTAAACATATCGTGATGTGGAAATTGAAAGATAAGGCTGATGCTGCGGAGATTAAGGCGCGGCTGGAGGCTTTGCAGGGCAAGATTCCGGGGCTGATCAAGATTGAGGTTGGGATCGACTTTCTGGAGTCGGAGCAGTCTGCGGATGTGGTGCTCTATTCAGAATTGGAAGACAGAGCTGCACTGGAAACTTATCAGGCGCATCCCGAACATGTTGCAGTGATTCCACTTGTGAAAGGCGCAGCTGTTGCCCGCACCGTGGTCGATTACGAGGTTTAA
- the bioB gene encoding biotin synthase BioB — protein sequence MRFDWTVDEIQELFEMPFNDLMFLAQQVHRGNFDANEVQLSTLLSIKTGGCPEDCKYCPQSSRYNTDVESELLMKKAQVIEAAKAAKEKGASRFCIGAAWREPKGRAFDLVCDMISEIKEMDMEACATLGMLTPDQAHKLKGAGLDYYNHNLDSDPEYYKEVISTRTYDERLDTLKNVRAEGMSICCGGIVGMGESRRHRAGLVAQLARMSPHPESVPINMLVKVEGTPVAEDEQFADTLDNFEFIRTIAVSRITMPASHVRLSAGREEMSEEMQSLCFLAGANSIFYGEKLLTTGNQEASNDQKLFEKLGLRPMENPTPSSRRMANA from the coding sequence ATGCGTTTTGATTGGACAGTTGATGAGATTCAAGAGCTATTTGAGATGCCGTTTAATGATCTGATGTTCCTGGCTCAGCAGGTACACCGTGGCAACTTCGATGCCAATGAGGTTCAGCTCTCTACCCTGCTCTCGATCAAAACCGGCGGCTGCCCTGAGGATTGCAAATACTGTCCACAAAGCTCGCGTTACAATACCGATGTTGAATCCGAACTGCTGATGAAAAAAGCGCAGGTGATTGAAGCGGCGAAAGCGGCGAAAGAGAAGGGTGCATCACGTTTCTGTATTGGTGCGGCATGGCGTGAGCCAAAAGGTCGCGCTTTTGATCTGGTCTGCGATATGATCTCCGAGATCAAAGAGATGGATATGGAGGCGTGTGCCACACTCGGTATGCTCACCCCCGATCAGGCGCATAAACTCAAAGGTGCAGGTCTGGATTATTATAACCACAACCTCGATTCCGATCCTGAATATTACAAAGAGGTCATTTCGACCCGTACCTACGATGAGCGACTTGATACCCTGAAAAATGTGCGTGCTGAAGGTATGAGCATCTGCTGTGGCGGTATTGTCGGCATGGGCGAATCACGTCGTCATCGTGCCGGTCTTGTTGCTCAGCTGGCGCGCATGAGCCCGCATCCTGAGTCTGTGCCGATCAATATGCTGGTCAAGGTTGAAGGCACGCCGGTTGCTGAAGATGAGCAGTTTGCTGATACGCTGGATAACTTCGAATTCATCCGCACCATCGCCGTCTCCCGCATCACTATGCCTGCTTCACATGTACGTCTCTCCGCCGGTCGTGAAGAGATGAGTGAAGAGATGCAGTCGCTCTGCTTCCTGGCTGGTGCCAACTCCATCTTCTACGGTGAGAAGCTGCTCACCACCGGCAATCAGGAAGCCAGCAACGATCAGAAGTTGTTTGAGAAACTCGGTCTGCGCCCGATGGAGAACCCAACCCCGTCCAGCCGCCGCATGGCCAACGCGTAA
- the ptsP gene encoding phosphoenolpyruvate--protein phosphotransferase, translating to MPVTEMPAVQQKLRREGRAAASSSGIIIGHVQKLRHGRQPIPEHSIEASEVRSEVLRLLGAIDEARSEVDFERSHLLKTGTNDMVIMLDVHRMLIADPELLNRASNRIVESQINAEWALRQEMDAIQQTFEQIEDEYLRNRKDDVEHAGKRILRHLQGTQSGIRSSLEEARNISKTIIYIGEDFSVSDMVMMWRRGVAGVVIEQGGVDAHNIIVARGIGLPAMVGAVGILNDIEDGDLLILDAERGVWIHNPTPEEEAAYAVTIDSFWQAQVELEAYAGIASTSLDGHPLKLMANIEFPEELDVAEQVGIDGIGLYRSEFLFLNTPDIPDEEQQFEQYVSLVRRMPGKPVTMRLLDVGGDKPWHYHQLTSNIEGGANPAMGLRGVRLLLRWPDILRTQLRAMLRAAEEGEVHILIPMVTNCDEVNWVREMALQCREELGLTKPVSIGTMIEVPASALIADDLAKVSDFFSIGTNDLMQYTLATDRTDDEVADLYQSGHPAILQLIKLAAAAAKKEGIPIALCGELSAKPEWTETLLNLDMDALSMSLNKLLLIRRQLSQLKYNPTL from the coding sequence GTGCCGGTTACCGAGATGCCAGCAGTGCAGCAGAAGCTTCGCCGTGAGGGCAGAGCCGCAGCATCGAGCTCCGGCATCATTATCGGTCACGTACAGAAACTTCGCCATGGCAGGCAGCCGATTCCGGAGCACTCCATTGAAGCTTCTGAGGTTCGATCAGAGGTGTTGCGCCTGCTCGGTGCCATTGATGAGGCGCGCTCGGAGGTCGATTTCGAACGCAGCCATCTGTTGAAAACCGGCACCAATGATATGGTAATTATGCTTGATGTGCATCGCATGCTGATTGCCGATCCCGAGCTTCTGAATCGAGCCAGTAACCGAATTGTCGAGAGCCAGATCAATGCCGAGTGGGCACTCAGGCAGGAGATGGATGCGATTCAGCAGACCTTTGAGCAGATCGAAGATGAGTACCTGCGCAACCGTAAGGATGATGTCGAACATGCAGGCAAAAGGATTCTGCGCCATCTGCAGGGCACTCAGTCAGGCATACGCTCCAGTCTTGAAGAGGCGCGAAACATCAGCAAAACCATTATCTATATCGGTGAAGATTTCTCTGTTTCCGATATGGTGATGATGTGGCGGCGCGGTGTGGCCGGTGTGGTGATTGAGCAGGGTGGGGTGGATGCTCACAATATTATTGTCGCCCGAGGTATCGGTCTGCCGGCCATGGTGGGTGCGGTTGGTATCCTCAACGACATTGAAGATGGCGACCTGCTAATCCTTGATGCTGAAAGAGGAGTCTGGATTCATAATCCCACGCCTGAAGAGGAGGCAGCTTATGCCGTCACCATTGACTCATTCTGGCAGGCACAGGTGGAGCTGGAGGCCTATGCCGGTATCGCTTCAACGAGTCTGGATGGTCATCCGCTCAAACTGATGGCCAATATTGAATTTCCCGAAGAGCTGGATGTTGCCGAGCAGGTTGGTATCGATGGCATCGGTCTCTACCGCAGTGAGTTCCTCTTCCTTAATACCCCGGATATACCCGATGAAGAGCAGCAGTTTGAGCAGTATGTCTCTCTTGTTCGGCGAATGCCTGGTAAACCGGTCACCATGCGCCTGCTTGATGTCGGTGGTGATAAACCGTGGCACTACCATCAGCTCACCTCCAATATCGAAGGCGGCGCAAATCCGGCCATGGGGCTAAGAGGTGTGCGACTGCTGCTGCGCTGGCCCGATATTCTGCGCACGCAGTTGCGGGCTATGCTGCGCGCCGCTGAAGAGGGTGAGGTGCATATCCTTATTCCGATGGTTACCAATTGCGATGAGGTGAACTGGGTGCGTGAGATGGCCCTGCAGTGCCGTGAAGAGCTGGGGCTGACCAAGCCGGTCTCAATCGGTACCATGATTGAGGTGCCAGCCAGCGCACTGATTGCCGATGATCTGGCCAAAGTGAGTGATTTCTTCTCTATCGGCACCAACGATCTGATGCAGTACACGCTGGCTACGGACCGCACCGATGATGAGGTGGCTGATCTCTATCAATCAGGCCACCCGGCTATTCTTCAGCTTATTAAACTTGCTGCTGCCGCAGCCAAAAAAGAGGGTATTCCGATCGCGCTTTGTGGTGAGCTCTCTGCCAAGCCCGAGTGGACCGAAACCCTGCTTAATCTTGATATGGACGCGCTGTCGATGAGTCTGAATAAGCTACTATTGATTCGTCGTCAGCTTAGCCAGCTGAAATACAATCCGACGCTTTAG
- a CDS encoding HPr family phosphocarrier protein translates to MAERLIRIQNKLGLHARASAKLATEASRFECEVTLVKDEIDVNCKSIMGIMMLAACRGTELMLRAEGRDADAALDAIEALVNDRFGEGE, encoded by the coding sequence ATGGCTGAGCGGCTGATCAGAATTCAAAACAAGTTGGGATTGCATGCGCGTGCATCAGCCAAGCTGGCTACTGAAGCGAGTCGTTTTGAATGCGAGGTGACGCTGGTAAAAGATGAGATCGATGTGAACTGTAAGAGCATTATGGGCATTATGATGCTGGCTGCCTGCAGAGGCACTGAGCTGATGTTGCGCGCTGAAGGGCGGGATGCTGATGCTGCTCTGGATGCCATCGAAGCACTGGTCAATGATCGTTTTGGAGAGGGTGAATAG
- a CDS encoding PTS sugar transporter subunit IIA, producing the protein MIGIVLIGHACIASEMLKALEYVVGEQPLIDAIDVVTGQSPEELAKALDTRIRACDIGDGVLVLADMFGGTPCNVAMGTLAKGQVEVVSGFNLPLLVKAATLRSSAHDLAAFAEQVVEAGRMYMRIAPHGTRVRS; encoded by the coding sequence ATGATCGGAATCGTATTAATCGGCCATGCATGCATTGCATCTGAGATGCTTAAAGCACTGGAGTATGTTGTTGGTGAGCAGCCGCTGATCGATGCGATTGATGTGGTAACCGGGCAATCGCCTGAAGAGCTTGCCAAGGCTCTGGATACACGCATTCGCGCCTGCGATATTGGTGATGGCGTGCTGGTGCTGGCAGATATGTTTGGTGGTACGCCATGCAATGTGGCGATGGGAACCCTTGCCAAGGGGCAAGTCGAGGTGGTCTCAGGGTTTAATCTGCCGCTGCTGGTCAAGGCTGCAACGCTGCGCAGTTCAGCGCATGATCTTGCTGCTTTTGCCGAGCAGGTAGTAGAGGCGGGCAGGATGTATATGCGTATCGCTCCGCACGGCACAAGGGTGAGGAGTTAA
- the rapZ gene encoding RNase adapter RapZ yields the protein MLLISGLSGAGKSTVLHALEDAGFFCTDNLPLEMLREWSMIMQARKRPAAVCLDARSGFTAQAIRRTIEENLAEDEWQLLFVEAEDEVLQRRFSTVKRRHPYPAGVDLMDSIRQERESLLPIRSMADLILDSSHLTPYELADNAEQFWRKPGSKRHRMSCTVMSFSYKHGLPAMADMVFDMRFLPNPHYLPELAQQTGRDSDVIAFLEARDEVGEALERVCQWLAFSWPMIQKERKQYFTIAFGCSGGRHRSVYMAERLADWLKAEEMALPVIQHRELAIVERRHAGQEGEE from the coding sequence ATGCTTCTAATCAGCGGGCTCTCCGGAGCAGGTAAAAGTACCGTATTGCATGCGCTGGAAGATGCAGGTTTTTTCTGCACCGATAATCTGCCGCTGGAGATGCTGCGGGAGTGGTCGATGATCATGCAGGCACGCAAACGCCCTGCCGCGGTATGCCTGGATGCACGCAGTGGTTTTACTGCCCAGGCGATCCGTAGAACCATTGAAGAGAATCTGGCTGAGGATGAGTGGCAACTGCTGTTTGTTGAGGCTGAGGATGAGGTGTTGCAACGCCGCTTCTCAACCGTCAAACGCAGGCATCCCTATCCGGCGGGCGTGGATCTGATGGATTCGATCAGGCAGGAGCGTGAGAGTCTGCTGCCGATCAGAAGTATGGCTGATCTGATTCTCGATAGCAGTCACCTGACCCCCTATGAACTGGCTGACAATGCTGAGCAGTTCTGGCGTAAGCCGGGTTCAAAACGACATCGCATGAGCTGTACTGTGATGTCATTCAGCTACAAACATGGACTACCAGCCATGGCCGATATGGTGTTTGATATGCGTTTTTTACCTAATCCTCACTATCTGCCTGAATTGGCTCAGCAGACAGGGCGCGACAGTGATGTAATCGCCTTTCTGGAGGCTCGTGATGAGGTCGGGGAGGCGCTAGAGAGGGTTTGCCAGTGGCTGGCTTTTTCCTGGCCGATGATTCAGAAAGAGAGAAAACAATATTTCACCATCGCTTTCGGCTGTAGTGGCGGCCGTCATCGCTCAGTCTATATGGCAGAGAGGCTGGCTGACTGGTTAAAGGCTGAAGAGATGGCACTACCGGTAATCCAGCATAGAGAGCTGGCTATTGTCGAGCGCAGACATGCCGGGCAAGAGGGAGAAGAGTGA
- the hprK gene encoding HPr(Ser) kinase/phosphatase encodes MIQARRITIRELLAAQGDAAKMHLVAGEAGLDRYIDHPRMQKPSLAFAGFIENLSDYRLQVIGKTELNYLATRSPEEQKRVVDAVFELRLAGVVITRNQQPPAIILEAARRTDTPLLLSEFPSSTFMTNMMLFLSHRLAPVVYQHGVYMDVFGLGVLITGSSGIGKSEVGLELICRGNRLIADDMVEFSRKSPTTIVGRSPDTLRYHMEIRGLGILNIRDLYGAAAITDAKRLSMVVELVPWDQVAAEDRVLGEESEIEILEVPIARVPIPIRTGRSLAILIEVATRNQLLKQRGIYSGEAFVQSLQERIQKGG; translated from the coding sequence ATGATTCAGGCCCGCCGTATCACGATTCGTGAGCTGCTGGCCGCACAGGGTGATGCTGCAAAAATGCATCTGGTAGCCGGCGAAGCCGGTCTGGACCGTTACATTGATCACCCGCGCATGCAGAAGCCTTCACTGGCTTTTGCCGGATTTATTGAAAACCTGAGCGATTACCGTCTGCAGGTGATCGGAAAAACCGAGTTGAACTACCTTGCTACCCGTTCACCTGAGGAGCAGAAGCGTGTTGTCGATGCTGTGTTTGAACTACGCCTTGCCGGTGTAGTGATTACGCGTAATCAGCAACCTCCTGCAATCATTCTTGAGGCGGCCAGACGTACCGATACGCCGCTGCTGCTATCAGAATTTCCCAGCTCAACCTTTATGACCAATATGATGCTTTTCCTCTCGCATCGGCTGGCGCCAGTGGTCTATCAGCATGGCGTCTATATGGATGTCTTTGGACTTGGTGTGCTGATTACCGGCTCCAGCGGTATCGGCAAAAGTGAGGTCGGGCTTGAGTTGATATGTCGTGGTAATCGCCTGATTGCTGATGATATGGTCGAGTTTTCACGTAAAAGCCCCACCACTATAGTCGGTCGCAGTCCGGACACACTGCGTTATCATATGGAGATTCGTGGTCTGGGTATCCTTAATATCCGTGACCTCTATGGTGCCGCTGCGATCACTGATGCCAAACGCCTAAGTATGGTGGTGGAGCTGGTGCCGTGGGATCAGGTGGCAGCCGAGGATCGCGTGCTGGGTGAAGAGAGTGAGATCGAAATTCTTGAAGTGCCGATTGCCCGTGTTCCGATTCCGATTCGTACCGGCCGTTCGCTGGCCATCCTGATTGAGGTGGCAACACGCAACCAGCTACTCAAACAGCGTGGTATTTATAGCGGCGAAGCTTTTGTACAATCCCTTCAGGAACGCATCCAGAAGGGAGGGTGA
- a CDS encoding PTS sugar transporter subunit IIA yields the protein MDLLTPEHVLLDSAALSKRGLITEMANLLTSIDPDRVMEVVMAREHLGSTGIGHGVAIPHGRMPDLPMPVLALARHPQGVDFDSIDGEPVYIAVMLLVPDSDDRQHLELLAQLARTLQQESIRDQVMQADSSEAIAALFADRVRLA from the coding sequence GTGGACCTTTTAACGCCCGAGCATGTGCTGCTCGACTCAGCTGCCTTAAGTAAACGGGGGCTGATCACCGAGATGGCTAACCTGTTGACCTCCATCGACCCGGATCGGGTGATGGAGGTCGTCATGGCCCGTGAGCACCTTGGCAGCACCGGCATCGGCCATGGTGTTGCCATTCCACATGGGCGTATGCCAGACCTTCCTATGCCTGTGTTGGCACTGGCAAGGCATCCACAGGGGGTCGATTTCGACTCCATTGATGGCGAACCGGTCTATATCGCCGTGATGTTGCTGGTTCCCGATTCGGATGATCGACAACATCTTGAACTGCTGGCCCAGCTGGCCAGGACACTGCAGCAGGAGAGTATCAGGGATCAGGTGATGCAGGCTGATAGCAGTGAAGCAATTGCAGCACTGTTTGCTGATCGGGTGAGGCTGGCCTGA
- the hpf gene encoding ribosome hibernation-promoting factor, HPF/YfiA family, with translation MQVSITGRHVELTDPLKAYVDDKLQHLKHSFDHVVDVHVVLSVEKFRQRCEVSMQASGINIHGSHETEDMYASIDGVVDKLNRQLKRYRAKLRRHRGDAAGREIKVSHKVLDMAVDKDELTEDHQPETLRHEQIDAKPMSVDEAVMQLELGSRDLIFFTNGQTEQLNAVYRRADGALSWIEPEAA, from the coding sequence ATGCAAGTATCCATTACCGGACGTCATGTAGAACTCACGGATCCGCTTAAGGCGTATGTGGACGACAAACTGCAGCATCTGAAACACTCTTTCGACCATGTCGTAGATGTTCATGTTGTTTTGTCGGTTGAGAAATTTCGCCAGCGTTGTGAAGTCAGCATGCAGGCCAGTGGTATTAATATCCACGGCAGTCACGAGACGGAGGATATGTATGCATCGATTGACGGCGTTGTTGATAAGCTGAATCGTCAGCTCAAACGTTATCGTGCAAAACTTCGCCGCCATCGCGGTGATGCGGCTGGTCGCGAAATCAAGGTCTCTCATAAGGTTCTTGATATGGCCGTCGACAAGGATGAACTGACTGAAGATCATCAGCCTGAAACTTTGCGTCATGAGCAGATTGACGCCAAGCCGATGAGTGTCGATGAAGCTGTGATGCAGCTGGAGCTTGGCAGTCGCGATCTGATTTTCTTCACCAATGGTCAGACCGAGCAACTGAATGCAGTTTACCGTCGTGCTGACGGTGCATTGAGCTGGATCGAACCTGAAGCCGCTTAA
- the rpoN gene encoding RNA polymerase factor sigma-54: METKLTHKLGQRLALTPQLTQSLKVLAMNSMELENYLEESIECNPMLDMDQGSFTPPESGAQEQRAIEMDEREQWKEQGDNRWETLYSSSSRDSMPDREQLWQGEQNLGDSLHEQVDRQPMNDIERELAHAMIDSLDDDGYFRNDPKEFAAEMAEQMTVDSEMVETVLTQVIQQLEPAGLGARDLTECLLMQLDGESEIDLWVQRLLLHFPLELFGSDADLAKKAECTEEMVAQARARMRRLDPFPGHGMHGDNNFYIRPEIIFRRTSGNEIEVEVPASGWRGIRLNEQWQTHEWKGKDKDFMSQAMKEAKWLLHALDQRSETLMKVALCLAQRQRAFLEYGVLGLKPLTLQDVAEEVGLHESTISRVTNGKFADTPIGMIELRRFFSAGLPTRGGGTISVYRVQQRVKALIDSEPVGRPISDQAIADRLQAEGIEIARRTVAKYREQLGLPPSSQRRRVAKSR, encoded by the coding sequence ATGGAAACTAAACTTACCCATAAACTCGGTCAGCGTCTGGCACTGACCCCACAACTGACCCAGAGCCTCAAGGTTCTGGCAATGAACTCAATGGAACTGGAGAATTATCTCGAGGAGTCCATTGAGTGTAATCCGATGCTGGATATGGATCAGGGTTCATTCACCCCGCCTGAATCAGGGGCTCAGGAGCAGCGCGCTATTGAGATGGATGAGCGTGAGCAGTGGAAAGAGCAGGGTGACAACCGTTGGGAGACGCTCTACTCCTCCTCCAGCCGTGACAGCATGCCTGATCGTGAGCAGCTCTGGCAGGGCGAGCAGAATCTGGGCGATTCACTGCATGAGCAGGTGGATCGGCAGCCGATGAATGACATTGAGCGCGAACTGGCCCATGCCATGATCGACTCCCTTGATGATGATGGTTATTTCCGCAACGATCCGAAGGAATTTGCAGCTGAAATGGCTGAGCAGATGACCGTTGATAGTGAGATGGTTGAAACCGTACTGACACAGGTGATTCAGCAGCTTGAACCGGCCGGTTTGGGTGCGAGGGATCTGACTGAATGTCTGTTGATGCAACTGGATGGCGAATCTGAGATTGATCTCTGGGTGCAGCGGCTGCTGCTCCATTTTCCACTGGAGTTGTTTGGCTCCGATGCCGATCTGGCGAAAAAAGCGGAGTGCACAGAGGAGATGGTCGCTCAGGCACGTGCCCGTATGCGTCGCCTTGACCCCTTTCCCGGCCACGGCATGCATGGTGATAACAACTTCTATATCCGCCCGGAAATCATTTTCCGCCGCACCAGCGGCAATGAGATTGAGGTGGAGGTTCCGGCATCGGGCTGGCGCGGTATTCGCCTCAATGAGCAGTGGCAGACGCATGAGTGGAAAGGCAAAGATAAAGATTTTATGAGTCAGGCGATGAAGGAGGCCAAATGGCTTCTGCATGCACTGGATCAGCGTAGTGAGACACTGATGAAGGTCGCACTCTGTCTGGCCCAGCGTCAGCGTGCCTTTCTTGAGTATGGCGTATTGGGGCTGAAGCCACTGACACTACAGGATGTAGCTGAAGAGGTTGGCCTGCATGAATCAACCATTTCACGTGTTACCAACGGCAAATTTGCAGATACACCGATCGGCATGATTGAACTGCGCCGCTTTTTCTCTGCTGGTCTGCCGACACGTGGTGGTGGTACTATCTCTGTCTATCGTGTGCAGCAGCGTGTGAAAGCGCTGATCGACTCAGAACCGGTCGGAAGACCGATCTCGGATCAGGCGATTGCAGATCGCCTGCAGGCCGAGGGGATCGAAATTGCCCGCCGTACGGTGGCCAAGTACCGGGAACAGTTAGGGCTGCCTCCGAGCAGCCAGCGCAGGCGTGTCGCAAAATCACGTTAA
- the grxD gene encoding Grx4 family monothiol glutaredoxin — MSETVLDQIDQVVKGNDIVLFMKGTPDFPQCGFSQRVGGIISSYEIPFAAVNVLLSEEIRQGIKDYSDWPTIPQLYIKGEFIGGCDIVSEMQENGELAELLAPLKKEA, encoded by the coding sequence ATGAGCGAAACAGTATTAGATCAGATTGATCAGGTGGTTAAAGGAAACGATATCGTTCTGTTTATGAAGGGCACTCCGGATTTCCCACAGTGCGGTTTCTCTCAGCGCGTGGGCGGCATCATCTCCAGTTATGAGATCCCCTTTGCTGCGGTCAATGTGCTGCTGAGCGAAGAGATTCGTCAGGGCATCAAGGATTACTCTGATTGGCCAACAATTCCACAGCTTTACATCAAAGGTGAATTCATTGGCGGATGCGATATTGTCTCTGAAATGCAGGAGAATGGTGAGCTGGCTGAACTGCTGGCGCCGCTGAAAAAAGAAGCGTAA
- a CDS encoding BolA family protein: MTPTPEEIAVMVKQGLPDAIVDVRLYSGDDHFEMEVVSAAFAGKSRIAQHKMVYAALGDHMREAIHALALKTSVPKE, encoded by the coding sequence ATGACACCGACACCCGAAGAGATTGCAGTGATGGTTAAACAGGGGCTTCCCGATGCAATCGTGGATGTACGCCTCTATTCCGGCGATGACCACTTCGAGATGGAGGTTGTCTCGGCAGCATTTGCAGGCAAATCACGCATCGCTCAGCATAAGATGGTTTATGCCGCGCTGGGTGATCATATGAGAGAGGCGATTCACGCATTGGCGTTGAAAACCTCGGTTCCCAAGGAGTAG
- a CDS encoding DEAD/DEAH box helicase: protein MKQTLVIKPTLFTELHLPETLLKGIEELGFTEMTDVQQIALPITLAGKDVAGQGRTGTGKTATFLITAINRLLTTEPKQGRNKQHPRALIIAPTRELAVQISDDAAKLAKHTGLKLHTVYGGVDYEKQRLGFDKGVDILIGTPGRLIDYLKKRVYSLSKADMLIIDEADRMFDLGFINDLRFMLHRLPKYDQRQSLMFSATLSHRVLEMAYEHMNEPEKLRAEEGDLTASGITESMYHTSMDDKFPLLVHLLREADVKRGMIFINQKRTGEKVARNLARYGFSVGILSGDVRQQKRTRILEDFTNGKLQLLVATDVASRGLHIDGVSHVFNYDLPEDAENYVHRIGRTARAGAKGTAISFSCERFCFGLPDIETYISRQVPICHIEHDMLQIGKPTSPKATAEGLKAEDKAEQHDRPKPGGRPGGNRNSRGGGGRPRR, encoded by the coding sequence ATGAAACAGACCCTTGTCATCAAACCGACCCTATTTACCGAACTCCACCTCCCTGAAACGCTACTCAAAGGCATTGAGGAACTTGGCTTTACGGAGATGACAGATGTTCAGCAAATCGCCCTGCCGATAACGCTGGCAGGCAAGGATGTCGCCGGACAGGGACGCACAGGCACGGGCAAAACAGCCACCTTCCTGATCACCGCCATCAATCGTCTGCTCACCACTGAGCCCAAACAGGGGCGCAACAAGCAGCATCCACGCGCACTGATCATCGCGCCAACACGTGAACTGGCCGTTCAGATCTCCGATGATGCTGCCAAACTGGCAAAACATACCGGCCTGAAATTGCACACGGTCTACGGCGGTGTTGATTATGAGAAGCAGCGCCTTGGTTTTGATAAAGGAGTCGACATCCTGATCGGCACACCGGGTCGTCTGATTGATTACCTGAAGAAGCGGGTCTATTCGCTCTCCAAAGCTGATATGCTGATTATCGATGAGGCCGACCGCATGTTCGATCTCGGTTTTATTAATGATCTGCGTTTTATGCTGCATCGCCTGCCCAAATATGATCAGCGCCAGTCGCTGATGTTCTCGGCCACCCTCTCTCACCGCGTACTGGAAATGGCCTACGAGCACATGAACGAGCCTGAGAAGCTGCGCGCCGAAGAGGGCGACCTGACTGCCTCCGGCATCACTGAATCGATGTACCACACCAGTATGGATGACAAGTTCCCGTTACTGGTTCACCTGCTGCGCGAAGCCGACGTCAAACGCGGCATGATCTTCATCAACCAGAAGCGCACCGGTGAAAAAGTGGCGCGCAATCTGGCTCGCTACGGTTTTTCCGTCGGCATCCTCTCCGGCGATGTGCGTCAGCAGAAACGCACGCGCATCCTCGAAGACTTCACCAACGGTAAGCTACAGCTGCTGGTCGCCACCGATGTTGCCAGTCGCGGCCTGCATATCGATGGCGTATCCCACGTATTCAATTATGATCTTCCGGAAGATGCAGAGAACTATGTCCACCGTATTGGCCGCACCGCCCGTGCCGGCGCAAAAGGCACGGCCATCTCTTTCTCATGCGAGCGTTTCTGTTTTGGCCTGCCCGATATCGAGACCTACATCAGCCGCCAGGTTCCGATCTGTCATATCGAGCACGACATGCTGCAGATCGGCAAGCCGACCAGCCCGAAGGCTACAGCTGAAGGACTGAAAGCTGAGGATAAGGCTGAGCAACATGATCGTCCGAAACCGGGAGGACGCCCCGGTGGCAACCGTAACAGTCGCGGTGGTGGCGGACGCCCACGCCGCTAA